A genomic region of Thermodesulfobium narugense DSM 14796 contains the following coding sequences:
- a CDS encoding Mth938-like domain-containing protein, whose protein sequence is MINFYKFGSIEINGKEYTKDLIFTKDEILVYPWWRKEGHVFSLSDIESILNKVENVTHIICGTGAYGMVRVEDNLIKYFKDAKKEVLVYNTKKAADKFNELISNNHSPIALFHLTC, encoded by the coding sequence GTGATAAATTTTTATAAATTTGGTTCTATAGAGATAAATGGCAAAGAGTATACAAAAGACCTGATTTTTACAAAGGATGAAATACTTGTTTATCCGTGGTGGAGGAAAGAAGGACATGTATTCTCTCTTTCTGATATTGAAAGTATACTTAATAAAGTAGAAAATGTTACACACATAATATGTGGAACCGGCGCATATGGAATGGTAAGAGTTGAAGATAATCTAATCAAATATTTTAAAGATGCAAAAAAGGAAGTTTTGGTATACAATACAAAAAAGGCTGCCGATAAGTTTAATGAGTTAATAAGTAACAATCATTCACCAATAGCACTCTTTCATCTTACTTGTTAA
- a CDS encoding type IV pilus modification PilV family protein has protein sequence MNKRGVTLIELLVASVFLLVALIILAWGLSSSLKASTNNYILNQANILADSQMESLRALSLGTSVNIQNPNYCVNNGKICFNLTAVRSKDPNSSCDILSVTVSDTKSPPRFKDINLQSEACQ, from the coding sequence GTGAATAAAAGAGGGGTAACTTTGATAGAGCTTTTGGTTGCATCTGTTTTTTTGCTTGTTGCCCTCATCATTCTTGCTTGGGGTCTGTCATCATCCCTAAAGGCATCAACAAACAACTATATTCTAAATCAAGCTAATATACTTGCTGACTCTCAGATGGAAAGTTTAAGAGCTCTAAGTTTAGGGACTTCTGTAAACATTCAGAACCCAAATTACTGCGTTAATAATGGAAAGATATGCTTTAATCTAACCGCTGTCCGCTCAAAAGATCCAAACTCTAGCTGTGACATACTAAGTGTAACTGTCAGCGATACAAAATCACCTCCAAGGTTTAAGGACATAAATTTGCAATCTGAGGCGTGTCAATGA
- a CDS encoding PilW family protein, which yields MRERSGFTLTEFLVVIVIASMIALAVIYALSSGGKSFVKNQEIDNISVSVPNILYSMSREIREAGYINLQKNPIAIVNPNVVCAQGSSGYISFNLDIPTSQNPDGTGTYSVVKYQLQNGNLSRCVNNTNCTTLNPPNVVFTDFSPTLGTVNSSVNFVPNQTDSSGNYNIVQIGITAKLKSGNNSYTFTKEVKLRNVQ from the coding sequence ATGAGAGAAAGAAGTGGTTTTACACTTACTGAGTTTTTGGTAGTTATTGTAATAGCATCAATGATTGCACTTGCTGTAATATATGCTTTATCAAGCGGCGGCAAATCATTTGTTAAAAATCAAGAAATAGACAATATATCTGTTAGTGTCCCAAACATTCTTTATAGTATGTCAAGAGAAATTAGAGAAGCTGGATATATAAACTTACAAAAAAACCCAATCGCGATAGTAAATCCAAACGTAGTTTGTGCTCAGGGAAGTAGTGGTTATATATCCTTTAACCTTGATATTCCTACCTCTCAAAATCCTGATGGAACAGGCACATATAGCGTAGTGAAATATCAATTGCAAAATGGTAATCTATCAAGATGTGTAAACAATACAAATTGCACAACACTTAATCCCCCAAATGTTGTCTTTACAGATTTTTCGCCCACACTTGGGACAGTAAATTCAAGTGTTAATTTTGTTCCAAATCAGACAGACTCTTCAGGAAATTATAATATAGTCCAGATTGGTATAACCGCAAAGTTAAAATCTGGTAATAATTCTTATACGTTCACAAAGGAGGTGAAGTTAAGAAATGTTCAGTAA
- a CDS encoding type IV pilus modification PilV family protein: MAFFSMKKNKLGFTLIELMVAAVLLAFGLMTLAASLLGSIRAQEAAAQQTNAQGLVNQKLAQLSAMANLQNSSDVTVGWNTFLAQNNSTETVTINHSLTGTRKVTIIDNNPGTQYEYADVIVTVSYNCGKPGGALCQVQGFEHIDKPQAVSP; the protein is encoded by the coding sequence ATGGCGTTTTTTAGCATGAAAAAAAATAAATTGGGTTTTACGCTAATAGAGCTGATGGTGGCGGCAGTTCTTCTCGCCTTTGGCCTTATGACGCTTGCTGCTTCTCTATTAGGATCTATAAGAGCTCAAGAAGCAGCTGCGCAGCAAACAAACGCTCAAGGGTTGGTGAACCAAAAGCTAGCTCAGCTATCTGCTATGGCAAATCTTCAAAATAGCTCTGATGTAACTGTTGGATGGAATACATTTCTTGCTCAAAATAATTCTACAGAAACAGTCACAATAAATCATTCTTTAACTGGTACTAGAAAGGTAACTATTATAGACAACAATCCAGGCACTCAATATGAATATGCAGATGTAATAGTAACAGTAAGCTATAATTGCGGCAAGCCTGGAGGAGCGCTTTGCCAGGTTCAGGGATTTGAGCATATAGATAAACCCCAAGCAGTTTCACCATGA
- a CDS encoding PilW family protein → MRNKSGFTLIELMVTLTILVIITAGVTILLINANNTLISSQNRNITSSAVSTVQTLMSKDLALAGRGVNLDVGQSMANATTFVPVQTAGGIIRFKTACVYYNSSNQYNTSYQIGTDPNNPVYDVSCTARDLAPRKEIEYSLENNPDGSKSLHRIVTFYQSDWTTVVGSPIDNAITPKNVNVTNVTATCYNYCSNSTCSSIVNPPNVVACSINNTNPIDLSKNVQSIQISITLEADTKINPSLRGSQTGTFQVTPIFLVRGN, encoded by the coding sequence ATGAGAAACAAGTCTGGCTTTACTCTTATAGAGTTAATGGTAACCCTGACCATACTTGTGATAATCACAGCTGGTGTTACAATCCTTCTTATCAATGCAAACAACACGCTTATCTCATCTCAAAATAGAAACATTACAAGCTCTGCTGTCTCTACAGTTCAAACTCTTATGTCTAAGGATCTTGCTCTGGCCGGCAGGGGTGTAAATTTAGATGTTGGTCAAAGTATGGCAAATGCTACTACTTTCGTGCCTGTTCAGACTGCTGGCGGAATAATCAGATTTAAGACTGCATGCGTTTATTATAATAGTTCAAATCAATACAATACTTCATATCAAATTGGGACAGATCCAAACAACCCTGTGTATGACGTTTCCTGTACTGCAAGAGATCTGGCGCCCAGAAAAGAGATAGAATATAGTTTAGAAAACAACCCAGATGGTTCAAAAAGTCTTCACAGAATAGTAACCTTTTATCAATCGGACTGGACTACAGTAGTAGGAAGCCCAATAGATAATGCTATAACACCAAAAAACGTAAACGTAACAAATGTAACTGCTACGTGCTACAACTATTGTAGTAATTCAACTTGCTCATCTATAGTGAACCCTCCAAATGTTGTCGCTTGTTCAATAAATAACACCAATCCAATAGATCTGAGTAAAAACGTGCAAAGCATTCAAATTTCCATTACATTGGAAGCAGACACAAAAATTAACCCCTCTTTAAGAGGAAGTCAAACAGGAACATTTCAGGTTACTCCAATCTTTCTTGTAAGGGGGAATTAA